cccattcagagcctgccccacatgtggcccatacatatagagccacccaattagacaagatggatgaagcaaagaagtgcagaccgacaggagccggatgtagatcgatcctgagcgacacagccagaatacagcaaatacagaggctaatgccagcagcaaaccactgaactgagaacgggaccccgttgaaggaatcagagaatgaactgaagagcttgaaggggcttgagaccccatatgtacaacaatgccaagcaaccagagcttccagggactaagccactacctaaagactatacatggactgaccctggactctgacctcgaggtagcaatgaatatcctagtaagagcaccagtggaagggaagccctgggtcctactaagactgaacccccagtgaactagactgtcgggggagggcggcaatgggggggaggtggggagggaaccccaagaagggaggggggggggggaaggggatgtttgcccggaaaccgggaaagggaataacactcgaaatgtacataagaaacactcaagttaataaaaacaaaaaacaaaaaacaaaaaacaaaaaacaaaaaactgcatggtattggtacagagacagacagatagaccaatggaacagaattgaagacccagaaatgaacccacacacctatggtcacttgatttttgacaaaggaggcaaatccatccaatggaaaaagaaagccttttcagcaaattgtgGCTGGTTAACTTGAGGGCAAACATGAAGAGAAAGCAGAACGAACCATggctatcaccctgtacaaagcttaagtccaagtggatcaaggacctccacatcaaaccagacacactcaaactaatagaagaaaaactagggaagcatctggaacacatgggcactggaaaaaatttcctgaacaaaacaccaatggcttatgctctaagatcaagaatcgacaaatgggggttggggatttagctcagcggtagagagtttgcctagcgagcgcaaggccctgggttcggtccccagctccgaaaaaaagaaaaaagaaaaaagaaaaaaaaaagaatcgacaaatgggatctcataaaaatacaaagcttctgtaaggcaaaggacactgtggttaggacaaaatggcaaccaacagattgggaaaagatctttaccaatcctacatcagatagaggtcttatatccaaaatatacaaagaactcaaaagttagaccacaggagacaaataaccctattaaaaaatggggttcagagctaaacaaagaattcacagctgaggaatgccgaatggctgagaaacacctaaagaaatgttcaacatctttagtcatcagggaaatgcaaatcaaaacaaccctgagatttcacctcacaccagtgagaatggctaagatcaaaaactcaggtgacagcaaatgctggcgaggatgtggagaaagaggaacactcctccattgttggtggggttgcagactggtacaaccattctggaaatcagtctggaggtttctcagaaaattggacattgaattgcctgaggatccagctctacctctcttgggcatatacccaaaagatgccccaacatataaaaaagacacttgctccactatgttcattgcagccttatttataatagccagaagctggaaagaacccagatgcccttcaacagaggaatggatacagaaaatgtggtacatctacacaatggaatattactcagctatcaaaaacaacgagtttatgaaattcgtaggcaaatggttggaactggaaaatatcatcctgagtgagctaacccaatcacagaaagacatacatggcatgcactcattgataagtggctattagcccaaatgcttgaattaccctagatgcctagaacgaatgaaactcaagacggatgatcaaaatgtgaatgcttcactccttctttaaaaggggaacaagaatacccttggcagggaagagagaggcaaagattaaaacagagactgaagggacacccattcagagcctgccccacatgtggtccatatatatacagccacccaattagacaagatggatgaagcaaagaagtgcagaagtgtagatcgctcctgagagacacagccagaatacagcaaatacagaggcgaatgccagcagcaaaccactgaactgagaataggatcccagttgaaggaatcagagaaagaactggaagagcttgaaggggcttgagaccccatatgtacaacaatgccaagcaaccagagcttccaaggactaagccactacctaaagactatacatggactgaccctggactctgatctcataggtagcaatgaatatcctagtaagatcaccagtggaaggggaagcccttggtcctgctacgactgaacgtgattgttggggggagggaggcaaggggggaggatggggaggggaacacccataaagaaggggaggcagaggggttaaggggatgttggcccggaaaccgggaaagggaataatactcgaaatgtatataagaaatattcaagttaataaaaaaaaaaagatgaaaaaaaataaaaataaaagaaatgattggtgaaatataaaaaaaaaaaaaaaaaaaaaagaaaatgccaagacTGAATGAGCAAATGGGGCCGACATGCTTTGCGTACGCACGCATTCATTCACAACCAACCAACAGCGGAAATGGAGAATCACCAGCGGGTTCTGGGTTGTTCCTGTCTTCTCTTACTTTCAGCTCTTCTAGGAAGAGTCTTCAGAACTTTCCGAGATAGCTCACTGGGCTGGGCATGTAGCCCAGTGGAAAGCACTTTCTTACTTGTGAAAGCCTGGGTTTGGCCTCAGCAAAGGTGTATGTGTGAAGGACTCAGTCAGTTACGGGGGCGACCAAAGGGTAAATGGGATGATATAGAGGAAGGACCGCTCCCTTAGAAGCTCACTTTGGGTTTTGTTCTCTATATGGGGTGATTCAGAGGAAGGATCTCTCCCTTACAAGCTCGTGTTGGGCTTTGTTCTTTATCCACCTTCTCAGGAATCCTCAGAATAACCCAAGGGCTCTGGACAGGAATGCTGGGCCCAGCTGCTCAGGGGGACTCAGCACTCCATAACACTCCAGGTCTCCTGGATGTCTCATCCAGGGCACCGAGTAGACAGGTAAACAGATGGGCTAAGGAAACCCTGCTGGGGACCACGGACTGGTGTGCCTAGGGTCCATCTGTGCTCTGGCTGTCAGAAAGCTGAGAGAGGACAAGGACCCCTGTTGGGACTTTGAGCCAAGAAGAGATTTGGGGGACACAGGTGGGACAATTTATCCCAGACTGTGTGGTGTGTGACAGGACAGGGAGACTCAGGAGAGACAGGTGGATAGGGCCTGGGGGATGGGTGAGGGCTTGAATCCAAGGCTTAGGGTCACCTGCCAGAGACTTCGATTTGAGATCACGGTTCaagtttgttgttctttctagtAAAGTTAACATTGTTTTCCTCTCAGTTTTATATTCCCATCGCAGCCATCCTAGGAAGAATAAGCTAGCAGATGAATGTTAGGAAGCAGAGGGGAGCATTTTTTAATTAATCCACTTGTGAGTACAGACATTAATTCGGAGGGGAaaggttgtttattttattaatgaaaaacaGGACTTGGGGGGGTGTATTGTAGGGTCATGGGGGCTTTCTCTTTTGTTCCAGGACAGTTTTCTTTTCTACCATTAGTTAATATAGACTTTAGAACTGGTCTGATTTCTTTCAgtgttaatttgaattttaacttTGAACCTTCGGAAGGCGATGATGAGCAAATGCCACATACTCATACAGGGAGCGGTGTGTTCGTTCTGGGGCCTCGGGGTTCAGCCCTCAGTCtcccaagaaggaagagaagcaggtcTGTGGAAAACAGTGAAGGGTTGTGGATTAGAGCCTAGAGGTTGTCCACAGTGCAGAAGTAGAGAGGTGTTATCGTTTAGATGTTTACCTGCCCCTAAAATGTGCAGGCAAAGTCTTTGGAACTGATTAGTCCCCCAATAACTGTGTAATAGCAATACACTGCCTAAAAGTCAGAGCCCGTGTGAATGGAGTGCTCCTGTAAAAGAGACCGGAGAGATTCTCGGGTGCATGGGGCCAGCTCTATGCTATATGCAGGACCCGAGCCCTTTCTGCACAGTcagctgagctacattcccagttcGTGACCTGCTTCTCACAAGGTCTGTTAGGGGGCTCTTGGCAGAGGGCTTTAGTCCCTTGCCATCGGACAGCTTCAGTGTCCACAAGGCATGGCAACTGGCTTCCGAGGGCAGcaagacggaaggaaggaaggaaacggTCGGATCTCCAGAGTAGCCTGCAACATCCCTGCCTCATCCTATTGGTTAGTGACTACATCTAGCCtaccgggtgggggtggggggatggttAGATTCCTTTAGTGAAAGGATAGTGATGGAGCGTGCGGGCCTCTTTTAAAACCACCATCCTAAAGAACAGTGCACCATTGGGTTTGGGCTTCCGGCAGGGATTAAGACCGGAAATGTCACAATGGTAGGCAGTGTGCGCCCTCCCAAACCACACAAGTTCTACTGTTCTGTACCATTAGGCGGCTGTGAGGAACTGAGACTGCTAAACACCGAGTACAATGAGAACATTCTGGATTATCTGCGTGGGCCCAATGTGATCATGAGGGTCTTTAATGAAACCCGAAGGGAAGTGAGGTGTTAGCATCAAACAACTTGAGACAGACCCAACCAGCTATAGCTGGcttggaggaggggaggcaggcacCAGTTAAGAAACGGAGGCAGCCATTATGTCTGGGAAAGACAAGGGTGGATTCTCCCCCAAAGCTTCCTTCCTGAAGTAACCAAAGTCCtgatgtgtaggatgatgtcattatgcagcaaggcagatccaggataaggtgaagcctatcattggatgagaaggaagggtaggcggggaaaacgtccagggaggagggaggaggaggaggagggtgggagaggaggaggagaggaatcaagatggagtcagtggaagaggaggaggaggagggggaggaggaggaggatggggaggggagggggagagggagagggagagggagaggaaataatTTGGAGTCAgtggaggaggatggttcagatttaggtgaactagatcgattttatcttgtctaggtgggcaatttataTCTTTATCTATTGGCAGTAAACTTATTGTGTGGaggaattgtggattgagaatttaacatgtaaatctaattgctaaattacaaatttctggaactttgatttactgggctaaagaggacggtgtgtgaaagaaatggctgagagtgcagatctggttctgttgcttGCAAGGGGTGAAAACGTGCAAGGGCCCGCAGGaggaggtgtgtctgtgtgtctgtgtgtctgggtgtgtgtttgtgtgcgccaGGCATGGTAACTACCGCCTAGGGGACTGCCCGAGAGGGCGGCTTCGGACCTCGTGGCAGAGTAGAGGCCGGAGCGAGCGGATCTGGCTCCTGGGGACTGATAGAAAAcgttcctttttaatttgtacGGCAACACCGATGACACTTTGTTCCTAGCAAAGCAACACTCATTTCTTGCCACTGTAAGTTATTCCGGGTGATGTTAATGGTGAAGAGCAGGAACAAGGACCAGGCTAGCTCTACGGTCTCCTGTTTGGTTTACGGTCTCCTGTTTGGTTGCCGTGCTTTATTTACTAAGGCTTCTCTATAATGTATAGCATGTGGCCTGTGTTCACCGTAGCTCCTTTCAGACCACAAACTCCTTGAAATAACAAGGCCCacattgtgttttggttttgttttaaaatgtgtaccCTAGGCACCAGATGCGCTGGCGTTACTCCTCTGTCAGTACAAAACTGGAGGATTAGCAAACTGTCTACAAGGGGGAGCATCCAGCAAAGGAGAAAGACGGAAGGGTTGGTGTGCAGTGGACACAGAGACCTCTCAAACCAAAGCCAAAGAGTGGGACCCGCCATGGGATAAGCACTGAATTACCACTTTCTCATTCTAAGCTAGCGACCAGTTTTATCTTTCCTTACTTAGGGACTCAAGGTGGGCAcgacttgttttgtttgtttgaggcagggcctcacagtgtagctctggctggcctagaaaacactctgtagaccaggctggccttgaactcataaaaatcCACCTACTTCGCTCTCCCAAGTGATCCCAGAAAGCATCATGAAGTCCATCTCATCTCCAATTTATGAAGGTCTTTGAAAGGACATTGCTTTTTTggaatagagggagagagggaaggagggagggagggagggaaggagggagggagagaagcaggaaaaGCCATCAGAGGGAAAGCAGGCAAACCTCACCAGAACCCAagaagagcacccaactgctcagTGATCACCCCTCAGAAGGGAGCAGCACAGTCCCGTCAGACTTGAGGCTCAGAGGTTGCCTTTGTTAGCCGTGACATCCAGGAAACACTGCAGGTTGTGGGGGATCAGTAGGCAGGGCAGCAGGTGGGTGTCTGAGTCTACACAGGCTGATGCTCTTTATTTTGGGGTTGCCTTGGGGCTGTGACCTGGGACTCTTTAGGTCCcaggggagtggagagaggggcaAGCCTGAGATGTCCCACTAGCCAacggggaggggaagaggagttGGGGTTTGAAATATGCCGATTTAGAACAAGAAAGGAATCCACCAGGCACCCAAATGTTGGGCTGGTACTCAAACTGGCCGCCGcagtccttttcttttaaacGAAAGTCTTTAATCTCCAGGTGGAAgcctgggcaggggtggggggtgggagggtgtttAAGAGGGCAGAAACCCTGTTGTGCAGCTCACAAGAGTCAGGAGATGATGAACCAGAGCTGCTCCGTGGTTAGGTTAGGTTGGAATGACATACTCCATCTCGTCAAGGGTAAAATAGATATAAATCAGAAAGCAGCTCCAGATGACAAGGGTGAAAAAGGCGCCCAGGCATGGTGTGAAGGTCTCCTGCTGGGAAGAAGAAATGCGGGGGACCTGGGGCCAGGCTGAGGCTGCGGCTAAAGGCACACCCTCCCCACCGGGCAAGCTTGTGGACAGCAACCTTAGGCTTGGCCACCCAAATCCTCTCTCCTGGTGCCACATCCTCTATGCCTGGGTGGTTACGCTGGGTGGCAGAATTCACTTACAGTCCCTGTTCCCTGTACAACCATAGATGGGGGTTGCTGCAAAAGGAGGTTGAAGCACGCTCCCTTGGGGATAACAAGACACCCGACTGAGAGAAGGCGCGTCTTGTGTGGATCTACCTACCCCTGATTGCAGGTGGTCTTTAGGGCACACAACAAACATTtctcctgcagaggacagaaaCGGCACAAGAAAGATCATTTTTTCTTGGTTCAAGTTGGCCAGCCTGCTGGGCACCTCATCAGGATTTGCTATAGGAAAGGACAGAGTAACTGAGCAGAACCCGGGAGCGGGAACTTCCAAGGGTTGACTGCACAATCGTGGCTTAAGACTCACCACAGCCTAGAAGGCGAGGCCACTGCAGAAGGTTTCTAGACTAAAGGATGCATCCAAGGGGCAATAGCACCGGTGAGGCAAGAGTTCttgggaagccagggcaggagcagcCCGGGGCTCCAGAGCCAGTGCTGAGAGTGGGTAGGGAGTCACTTACGCATGCTTGAAGGGGATCCATTGGGTTATTCGTTGTTTTTGGTAGGACCACCGTCTTCTCACTAGTCAATGATACTTCATCGGATTCTTCCATGATGATGATCTGGGAGTTTTTGcccatctttcctctcctcctgaaTTTCTGCTGCTCCTTTGGTTGGTTTTGAAAGGGACTGGTGGGTCGGGAGGGGGCAGAGATTTGGGGAGACTGTTTCTACcagtacacatgcacatggaagatCTTGACCTCTAGCCACTGTAATGGTAGAGCCAAGATAGTTCCTTGAGGAGTGCACTCTCTGAGACCCCTGTGCACTGAGCAAAGTGAAGGGAGGGGTCTTTAGGGACGAGGGGGACACTTACAGCTTGTTGTTCTGCTGAATATTAATTAAAACATCCATCTTTTCATCCATATCCTGCTGCATTTCCTTCAAGAGAGAACCCAAGGCTAGAATCCCTCTCCTGAAGAGCTCGGagatccctcctccctccaaaccACTTCTGCCTCACACTTCCAAGAGTCCTCTCTAGACTTGGCTGAGGTGGTGAATAGAGCATGCCCCTGACAGTCACCTTCCACCCCCATTCCATGAGGAGACCACAGCACAGGCGGAGACATACCAGACTGACCAAGgcctctaggccagccagaggcCAGGGGGTGTTCTGCCTCATCAGGGGATGAGCTTTGAGTTGATGCCTCTGAGACAGTGCAGCTAAGAAAACATGTCGTGATCTCAAAGACTCATTGACTTCAGTGTTtgacacccccaacccctctttaaACAACACAGTTTTAGTAGAAAGGTCAAAAAATGAAACGAGCAAAACCAAGCTAGCATTGAATAGACAGCTCGGTGACTAAGAGAGCAAGCACTCTGCAGAAGATGCAAGTTTATACTTCCGGACACCTTGTGTATTTGCccttcccaccacacacacacacacacacacacactcacacactcacacccaaactcacacacacacacacacacacacccacacacacccacacacacacacacacacatacacacccacacactcacacccacactcacacacacacccacacacactcactcacacacacacacacacactcacacacacacacactctcacacacacacacacacaaatacacacacacacacacacacacacacacacacacacacacacacacacacacacacacacacacacacacacacacacacacacacacacacacacacacacacacacacacacacacacacacacacacacacacacacacacacacacacacacacacacacacacacacacacacacacacacacacacacatacacacacacacacacacacacacacacacacacacacacacacacacacacacacacacacacacacacacacacacacacacacacacacacacacacacacacacacacacacacacacacacacatacacacacatacacacatacacacacacacacacacatacacacacatacacacacacacacacacacacacacacacacacacacatacacacacatacacacacacacacacacacacacacacacacacacacacacacacacatacacacacacacacacacacacacacacacacacacacacacacacacacacacacacatacacacatacacacacacacacacacacacacacacacacacacacacacacacacacacacacatatacacacacacacacacacacacacacacacacacacacacacacacacacacacacacacacatacacacacacacacacacacacacacactacacacacacacacacacacacacacacacacacacatacacacacacacacacacacacacacacacatacacacacacagattcacatgcgcacacactaatttaaaataataaaaataaatcataaaaacgAAGTAGAAGACAGTAGTTAGAACAACACAGCTCATTTATTATTCACTGAGAActaagaaagttaaaaataatctacagaATCTGACGTGGGAAAAGCAGGATAGAAATAATAGTAGACACGAGGAAACCCTAAGGGTGTAGAAGCTGTAACTGACAGTATTCATTATAACATTAACAGAATTGGGTGTGGATTGGCTgtcataaaatatgaataaaaaataatttactccAAGTGAAAGTGATTCTAATGTAGAAAGACTCTGAACCAGTTTGATCTGACCTAGGAAGCTGACAAAGCACTCACAAcccggggggggggtgggggtgggggggttctgAGGACAAATGTGTGAGCATTTGTAATATATGTGGGAATAGCATTAAAATCTCCTTCTGGTCAAACACGCCCCTCAGGCTGAGCACACTCCAGCACCCTTTACTCCTAGTCTCACCCAACCTCTCCTCCTAAGTCAGCCCACATCCCCGCTGTAACTGTCCTTTTCTTCACAGCCTTAGTCCATCCTGCTGGAAACCCTGGTGTCACCATGGACACCCTTAAGACTTCACTCTCCCGAATCTGTCACCAAGAACCACCAGTCTCCTTtgacttctcccctctcccctgtgcCCCCTTCTCCATGCCCCCTGTATCACAGCTGGGGGAGGTTCCCCACCTGCTCACACCTCCCAGGCCACCTTGCCAGCAGCTGTTCCCCGTGTGCTCCTTAGGAATCTCCTAAGGTAAGTCCCAGCATGCCAGCTGTTTCTAAAAGCCCGTCATTGTTCACGCGgtcttatttttttcagtttccccCAGATGACCCTACCGTGGCTGGTTTTCCCACAGACTGGGAGACACAGCCACCCCCCTGCTGTGCCCAAGCTGTTCCCTGCCTGAAATAGCTTTCTTTGTGCTTTTCCATATCCAGAGTGACCACTGATAAAATGCTAATGGTGTTTGCATGTTAATAGAGAAATAGCACAAGCCCTGTGCAAAAACACTGGAtgaaacagaatattttaaaaaaaaaaaatgcaccttcTCGCCTCCCCTCAAGATGACATGTGCCCTTTGTGGCACGTTTCTTCCCAATCTTTTTCCTGTTTACTTAGATTTTCACCTAGTTGAGGTTAGCCAGTTTGCCTTACTCATATGTCATGTTAAGCTTTCTTTATAAGTTTTGCCTTTAACAGATCCTACTAGTAACGTATGGAGAAACCATAATTCAActgctcctccattgctggaaaGTGTGGTTGCACCTGCTTGCTGCTATCAATAATTCTGAAATGAATGGTTTCTACATACTTATGCTGACGGTTTTTAATATTCTCATGGGGTAAATACTGAGAAACAGAATTGAATCAGTGGTGCCTGTTTTTTAACATTCCAATTTTCAATAAATTGGTATTCTTATCAATAGTTTATTGCCATAGATCCACACATTGCTTGAGTGTGACAGAttacttaggtttttttttagctgctgtgtatgtgtatgtgtgtttgtgtgtgtgtggggtatgtatgtttgtgtgtgtgggggtatgtgtgtttgtgtgtgtgggtatgtgtgtttgtgtgtgtgtgggtgtgtgtgtgggtgtgtgtgtgtgtgtgtgtgtgtttgtgtgtgtgtatgtgtgtgtttgtgtgtgtgtgtgtatgtgtatgttgtttatgtgagtgggtatgtgggggtatgtttttgtgtggggggtatgtgtgtttgtgtggggggtatgtgtgtttgtgtgtggagggtgtgtatgtgtgtgtgggggtatgtttgtgtgtggggtatgtgtgtgtgtgtatgggggtgtgtgtggggtatgtgtttgtgtgtgtggggggtgtgtgtgtgtgtgtgtgtgtgtgggggtgttgtgtgtgtgtgtgggtttgtgtgtttttgtgtgtgtgtgtttttttgtttgtgtggttgtttgtttgtgtggggtatgtgtgtttgtgtgtgggggtatgtgtgtttgtgtatgtggggtatgtatgtttgtgtgggggtatgtgtgtttgtgtgtatggggggtatgtgtgtttgtgtgtgtgtggagggtatGTGTATTTGGCCAGGGGCCTCCCAAGGGCAGACATTATCAGATcctcctggtgctggagttatgggcagttgtgagacacccagtgtgggtgctgggaaccaaactgagaTGTACTGCAAGAGCAGTGGGTTGACCCCCTCAgctgtccctccagccccagctacGTGACATTTAGGTGCGCAGAGCTGATAGTGTGGGAGCAAAGCTGCTCGTGTGCTGTGTATCTTTATGTGTTCTCACCGGCTTGTCCGTTCAGGCCCCCTTTCTCAtttatttcctgttgttttgtaTGAAATCTATACTTTATAGATTAAAAACCGTTTGTCCCTTACCACATTTATGGGAATCTATTTCCTCAAATTGTTTTTGAATTCCACATGTTATTTTTCCAccctaattctttaaaaaatgtttatagaggcaaatatatcaatattttgtCATTTCACCCATTAGAtttataactcttttttttttcggagctggggaccgaacccagggccttgcccttgctaggcaagtgctctaccactgagctaaatccccaaccgcgaTTTATAACTCTTTCttgctggtttttatttttaaatttactttatagGCCAGTTCAGATACATTGCAAGTGGATTGGTTTCTCCTCACAGAGTCAAGCAATGTATTTCTGTCATCACATAATCCCTTTCCTTCTCACTGGCATTTGAGAACCACCTTTTATCACAGAGCTGGATCCAGCCCAGTGGTCCAATGACTGCCTACCTTGGGGAGATCCCAGGATTCAATCCCATATACCACCAAAAGAAATTCACCTCTATCATATTTAAAACTTTATGGCTATACAGTTCTCAG
This is a stretch of genomic DNA from Rattus rattus isolate New Zealand chromosome 10, Rrattus_CSIRO_v1, whole genome shotgun sequence. It encodes these proteins:
- the Tex35 gene encoding testis-expressed protein 35 isoform X1 is translated as MSAKRKTNLKKSYKAVCMELKPELTQIYDVKGLKQEGLCIRKGMTQELKNGLREVREELTEKIEEIKQIKSLMDKDFDKLHEFVEIMKEMQQDMDEKMDVLINIQQNNKLPFQNQPKEQQKFRRRGKMGKNSQIIIMEESDEVSLTSEKTVVLPKTTNNPMDPLQACQETFTPCLGAFFTLVIWSCFLIYIYFTLDEMEYVIPT
- the Tex35 gene encoding testis-expressed protein 35 isoform X3, producing MSAKRKTNLKKSYKAVCMELKPELTQIYDVKGLKQEGLCIRKGMTQELKNGLREVREELTEKIEEIKQIKSLMDKDFDKLHEFVEIMKEMQQDMDEKMDVLINIQQNNKLPFQNQPKEQQKFRRRGKMGKNSQIIIMEESDEVSLTSEKTVVLPKTTNNPMDPLQACEKCLLCALKTTCNQGRPSHHAWAPFSPLSSGAAF
- the Tex35 gene encoding testis-expressed protein 35 isoform X4 → MELKPELTQIYDVKGLKQEGLCIRKGMTQELKNGLREVREELTEKIEEIKQIKSLMDKDFDKLHEFVEIMKEMQQDMDEKMDVLINIQQNNKLPFQNQPKEQQKFRRRGKMGKNSQIIIMEESDEVSLTSEKTVVLPKTTNNPMDPLQACEKCLLCALKTTCNQGRPSHHAWAPFSPLSSGAAF
- the Tex35 gene encoding testis-expressed protein 35 isoform X2 translates to MSAKRKTNLKKSYKAVCMELKPELTQIYDVKGLKQEGLCIRKGMTQELKNGLREVREELTEKIEEIKQIKSLMDKDFDKLHEFVEIMKEMQQDMDEKMDVLINIQQNNKLPFQNQPKEQQKFRRRGKMGKNSQIIIMEESDEVSLTSEKTVVLPKTTNNPMDPLQACEKCLLCALKTTCNQGRRPSHHAWAPFSPLSSGAAF